Within Triticum dicoccoides isolate Atlit2015 ecotype Zavitan chromosome 1B, WEW_v2.0, whole genome shotgun sequence, the genomic segment AGGCGAGTTGCACAGCTAACGAACAAATTTTTTTTAGTAAAGCTAGAGAGCAAATCGAGTGGTCCAGTTAATAGAGAGCAACGGTCGCACGACATCCACTCACTGATTCGGGCgcctgaagcggtgatggaagctcCTATTTGCAGTGTAGGTTGGCAAATAGCCACCAATCACGCATCCTGATGCGCCCCGCATACATTTTGGTTCGGCTGATGTGCAAGATGGCCACCACTGTTTTATTTCCATCTTTCATTTtttatgtttcttttttcttttctgtttcttacTTCAAGGACTCTTCACTAATCTCAAATTAAAAAACTCTGGTCTTGGTTTTCCGAATTTCAAAaactgttcatgaatttgaaaaatatcaAGAATTTGGAAAAAAACTTCAttgatttgaaaaaatattcacgaatttcaagaaaGGAGTTTTATTAATTTTAATGATGTGAAAAAATGTTAATtgtttcaaatattgttcatgaatctataaaatgtttgcgaTTTCAAAATTGTTTTGGAGTTAAAAAATATCCATAAATACAATATAAATATTATCAGTTCAAAAATTGTTCAAGATTTTAAAAAATGTGAATTCTTTTCGAAAATTGCCCATGAATTTGAAGTTTGTTGACGAAATCAAAAACAATTCACCATTTTAAGaacgttcatgatttcaaaaaatgtaaaccaattccaaaaatgttcacaatttcaaaaagtgGTGGAGAATTAAATATCTGTTCACCCAATGAAATAGAAAAATAACAAGGGAAAAAGGAGCAAAGAACAATGAAACGAGAGTGGAAAAAATTAACTACAAAAACCTAGATTGCGGAGCCTAGTATATGTCGTAGCGAATCCATAGGGGGTGCATTTGCTCACTTCCAAGCGACCAGCGCGATAAACAGAACTGGCCCTAGCATAAGAGAACTTCTACGGGGAGCAAAtgtaaaaatttcacgaaaaataAAATTGGACACGTGGGGTCAAACTCCCACTCTCACGCTAGATAGTAGCGTTGCTAGCCAGTTGAGCTGGCGACTGAGGGTGGCTAAACACAGCACTAAAGTTGAACTGCTAAGAACAATGACATATCTGTTTTTcttcaaaaatttcaaaatttcTTGGACAAATATGAACAAATTTTTATAGAAAAATATGAATAATGTTtggaaatcatgatttttttttgaaatttgaataAACTTCAAAACTTGAACAGTTTTTGATAGAGTGAACAAAAATTGAAAAACGTGAACAATTATTGAAAACATAAAAAAGTCAAATGCTGAATATTTCTGGAAAAAACTCATATACGTAGGATATTTTTAAAATATACACTAAACATTTTGGTAATATATGCTGAATAAATTTTAAatgcacattgtacatttttttgaTATAAGCTGAAGAAtttttaagggcatctccaacgctgaccctCAAACCCCTCGCATCCGTCCGGACCATGTGGTCCGGATGTGTTTTGCCATCCAATACAGTACCCCATTCATCCACGCATCACCCCGAACGTCATTTTGCAGCAAATTTGGGGGTGGGGGTGNNNNNNNNNNNNNNNNNNNNNNNNNNNNNNNNNNNNNNNNNNNNNNNNNNNNNNNNNNNNNNNNNNNNNNNNNNNNNNNNNNNNNNNNNNNNNNNNNNNNNNNNNNNNNNNNNNNNNNNNNNNNNNNNNNNNNNNNNNNNNNNNNNNNNNNNNNNNNNNNNNNNNNNNNNNNNNNNNNNNNNNNNNNNNNNNNNNNNNNNNNNNNNNNNNNNNNNNNNNNNNNNNNNNNNNNNNNNNNNNNNNNNNNNNNNNNNNNNNNNNNNNNNNNNNNNNNNNNNNNNNNNNNNNNNNNNNNNNNNNNNNNNNNNNNNNNNNNNNNNNNNNNNNNNNNNNNNNNNNNNNNNNNNNNNNNNNNNNNNNNNNNNNNNNAGGAGGAGGACCGCCATGCACGCGCCCAACACCTCGGACCCATCCAAAACCCTGTCCCTCACACGCGCTATGCGAGTCCATCTCTTCCTGATGTCGTCTGCTCGAGCACCACATCTCACTCTTTTCTCTTCGATGTTCTTCTCATCCAAATACATTGCAGCTTTATTGAGATACATGAAAAATTGATGTTCGAATACACGACAACTTTTTGTAAACAGTGTTAGTTTAATTTTACTCAGACATATAGATTAACCTATGTGGGTAGTACATAACAACGAGCGATCAAAGAGGTTCGCCAGAAAGCCATCTATCAATCATAGCTAGACACTCTCGGGGCATGTACTCCGGAGCTGTGTGGCCAGCACCCTACAAGGATATTAATCAATAAATTAATTTGATTCATTGTATTCCATCCAACATAATGTTTGTCAAAGAACGTACCTTCACAGTTGCGTATGTCAAGTTGCCGGAGTAAGTTGTTGTGTATCTAAGCAAATTAAGAAAATGGAAAGACAACGGTATAACACATCCGAATGATAGTTGTTTGCAAATATAATTCGTTAATGATGTTACATTCTATTTATTAGAACAATGGCACTCTATCCTATCACGGATAAATACCATTTTGAACATTGCACATAGTCTAGGTTAATTATGTCTCTAGTTAGACTGCAATGGTTAAGCATGTACCTACCTCTTTATCACTATTATGTTTGTGAGATGACTATACATACATCCGTAGGCTAAGATATCTTATTGTATGTATGTAAAACAAAAATGGATCGATTCTTACCCTGCAACTTGGTCGTCAACATACCATGGTCGCCAATCATCTGTGATGGATAGATTAAGATATCTTATCCATGCTTGCGTGCCGATCAAAGATATTTCACTATCATGATCTCCACTGTAACAATAGAAGAATACACTTGATCAATATACGGTTGCACAACCAGCAAATCAGAGAAAATAAATGAACCTACAAGTGATTGGACTGAGCATGCGCATTAGTTGCCCTTCGTTGATAGTTGGCCACCCAGAGATCGGATTATTGTGCCGGCACTAAAAGTCGCTCTGGCATATACCTTAAAATTCTTATCATATTATTCATTTTAGGGTGTTGCCTAGAAAACACCATAGCCAATACCATCCTAGCTCCTGCGACCGCTCACTCCCTTCGAGATCTTCTATTGGCCCACACCTACGGCTCATTCCCTCTGCGTTCTCGCCGGCATTCACAGAACTTTCCGGCCCCTCTCTCCCTACCACTGCACTGTCCAGCTTCCACCCAAACATTAATCCTTCCATTGTTGTTCAAGATGGTCACGTGATGATGGGGTGGCATCAATGCTTGGCATGCTCACCCCGCCACAATGGAGGATTGATCAACGGGGACCCAATGGTGGTGACAAAAGTGTGCCAGCAAAAAAGGACATAATTGTGTAGCCAGAGAAGACAACGGTTGAAATCAGCGTCTTTACAGAGTGCCAAAATTCACTGCCGTAATAGACATCTTTATTGAGTGCCACAAGCACACAATGGTAGAGGATATGGGGACACATCAAATGGCATTGGATGAGGGCCCCAAGCGGCCAACAGGCCAACAGGAGTTGGTGGAAAGTTCTTCTATACTTGGAGTTGTAATTAGCAGAGGTTTTGGTGTTTATGTCAAACACATGCCTAGGCCTATTATATAAAGGCATCGGAGGGTAACCAAATAGACTAGACATAAAGTGGTAGGCTAGATAGAGATAAACGACAGGGGTGGTATGGGCTCCCATGGCAGGGATTGTTCGACCGGTCATGGTGCGGTGGTCGGAGCGTCATCTGTTGAACTCCTCAGGCTTATCGTTCACTATACTATGTTGATTTAGTACatagggaggagcgcccatagtcattcCTTGAGGATTAGTCATATTGGTGAACCTTGTTGACAAATTAATGTGTCGTGTTGTGATTGTTTGTCTGGGAGGTTCGACGTGCACCTCAAATCATTCTAATAGGTTAGCCACGGAAGTGGGCAATATGGCGGACGATGGATGGATGTCGAAGGGTGACGGTGGGTTGAACTTCCTGTGTGCCAAGTCGTTGAAAATTTTATGGTATGAATGTTGTATATTCAATATGTTGAGAAGGGAGGGACTGTTTTATGGTATACCCCAAAAAATACAGGGATCAAATATGTCATAAGAAGGTATCTGCTAGATAAGCATGGATGACTTTTAGTGGATTAGTTAGAGTCACTCTAGTATAAGCATTCGAGTTGTGAGCACTAGCTAGTATAATCTCATGCTTACCTGTATACCATGGCTCGATATCCTTTGGTGATCAAGCTTAAATGGTACTCCACTGTACTGTTAATGTCTTGTATGTAAGGGAAATGGGCATGTCTTCTCCATGATGGAACCGTTCCCTGAAAAAGAGTCAACCTTTTATCTTAATTAACAAAAGCTGAGACTTTAATGTATGCATCAGAATATTTAAGATACATTAACTTGAATGTAGTTCCACGCATTTCTTCCAATAACTCAAAAATTACAAACAATGCAACAAAAAGGGAAGGTGAATCCTGCAGCGAAAAACCGGAGTGCATATATACCTTGTGAATACCCAAACTCTCCCTCACGGCTTCGTCATTTGCCCACAAGTCGGCAAGAACATAAGTGGCATTCTGCAACCCAATCATGCACAACAAGATGATTTACATAACTATGTGCAGTTAATCATAAGAATAAAAAAACTACGGTGTTGAACGAAAAGACCAACAAGACAAAACTTAAATGGAATTATATAAACATTACATAGATCCTCAGTCTTTACCCTACAAATAGATGAAACAGGAGACTGTAGTAGCCGTTTCCTTCTGTCTTTAGACGCCGCCTTGCGAATAATGAGGCTTGGATATGTATCACAGGGTGGCTCCAAAATGTGCATAGCATTTAAATCCTTTATGAGCTGCATCCACCCAACTATTCTAATTACACAGCTCTTATGGAAGCTCTAGTGAGTTCTCAACATAAAAGTCTCAACGTTAGGAGGTTGTTGAAAGAAGTAGTTGGATTGCTTACATTATGGATTGATTGGACGGACTTGGCACACAGAGCATTCAATGGGCTGTTGTATTTCCCTCCACAACTCTCGAAAGCAACCTAATAGGTGGATATATACAAGCCAAATATATTTATGCAAATGAGATAATTTCAATTGATACCTTCCATGCTATTCCAAATAAGGAGATGGACAAAATTTAATATTTTTTTGACCCGAAAGCGTGAGAATTTCTTCTCGcaatatttttttataaattttCAAGGTTTATACAAAGTAACAAAAAAAAAGCTATACCAAAGCAAAAGAAAACAAATCTAAGCTAGGCAAACAAAAGAGCAAACTATACATAAGAATACAACGGAGACAAGGGGAGAAAGGTGCTCCAACTTGACTGGGCATAGGTTTTCATAGAAATGAAATGAGAAGcattataatttacatttttttaggAGTTAGCTACAAAACCAAGCAAGCCCACAATACATATTTGTTTTGGGAAGCAGCTACACAGCCAAGCAACGCATCAATTGGACGTGTAGAATTTTCGTACATGTTATTTTGTCTAACATAGCACAGAATAAATAACAGGAGATATAAATATATAGAAAAAAACTTAGTTATGGCACCTTGTAGAGTTCATCTGGTATAAATCCCATCCTTTGAAGATATGGAAATTTAGAATTGCCGTCAAACCGTGCCAATTCAGTCAATGGATTACCAGCAATGTAACCCTGAAAAGGCAGATAAAAGTCCTCACGAGTGCTAAGCATTGCTTATGAAGATATTATGATGATTGCACAAACTTTTACTTAAAGACTTCTCAGAATGATAATAAGGACTACAATAGCACTAAACATAAAGTGATTTTTTAAGAAGCGGGAGTAGAGAAGTCATGGTAATAAATATGTAAGACCTTGAGGTTACAAAGTCGCTGGTCACCGGATTCAATTCCTAAAATTAAagcaacatgtatttgaaaaatcagTAGACAAATAAACCTGGAAGAGACATATTCGATACTAACAGAACTTTTAGTTACCTTTAGCAATTTCAATGGTGAGAGAAGGTATGATCATGCCACTGTATGAATCGCCGGCAATGTAGAGCGGGTTTGACAAGAACATTGGGTGCTCATCAAACCACTGCAAAGAACCGAttgttttgcatctttatcatacaaCGAAAGTAGTGAAATACATACAGAGTGTGTATGTACCAAACCGCCTTTGTTAGATGATGTAACAAACCGTTTCAAGGAAAGTGTGCAGCTGGCGAACAACAATGGTATCACTGGGTATCAATTTGTTGTCTGTGGGGTCGTAGGTGAAGCCAGTCCCTGCTGGAGAATCCACGAAGATGATGTTGCTAACCTAAAGTCATCCAATGAAGCATAATTAAGACACAATTAGTGTTTTTTGCGGGAAAGAGAAAATTAGTTAGGTGCCTAGAGAGCAATAatatgtagtatgtagtatataacaagcaAACAGAATGGCAATATAATTTAGTTTTTTTTGAACGGTAATATAATTTTAGTTTGATATAGTTATCCTTACTGGATAGTAGTTTGGCAAATTAATTAACATATGGATTATTTTTTGTCGAGATCTTTTACTTTAGGGATGAGTAAATATGAAACGTTCAGTATGTAAATCCAACTGCTAAAAAGTTAGCTAAACTATTTAAAAGCAGTAATCTTATCTTTATTTTATGGACcattaatctaatttagttagttagCTATACCTAGAGGGCAGTAATTTGACAAACTAATTAACAGATGGATCTTAAAAAAATACTTAAAAAAGAAGGGAATTAGAGTAACCTGAGTCCAAGAGTCTCGTCTATATAGCAGAGTAGGCAACCCTCCTCGGTAGCCATGGAAGTCGAAAGCCAGAGGTCCGACCTCGTAGACGAGGCCGGAGAGAGCGGAGCATCCAGGCCCACCCGTCAGCCAGAGCAGCACGGGATCGTCCTCCGGGCTGCGCTCCGACTGGATGAAGTAGTAGAAGAAGCGGATGCCGTCGTCGTCGAGCTCCACGTACCTGCGGCGGCAGCGCCGGACGTCGCGTCATCATCCTCCTACGGACCGAAAGAGCAGAGCGGAGCAGAGGCAGAGCAGAGAAGAGCACGCACCCTGTCTCGAGGGAGAATGGCAGGGGGCCGCTGAACCCGGGCAGGCTCGTGACGGCGTTCGTGGTGATCACCGGCGGCGTGGCAGCGAGGCAGGGCTGGAGCAGCCGGAGCTGGAACAGCAGCAGGACCAGCATCCAGCGGTGCGGCAACCTTGTGGCCATTGCTACGGTAGATTCTGCTCTGCTGTTATCTGGACACGAgtggaggaatctgaggagacGCCCATACCATACATAAATGGTGGTCACGTGATGCACGCCCCAAGCATCGCCATCCTTCCTGGTCCTAACTTTTAAATGGTGCGGATGTGATGCCGCGAGCACGACAGACCAGCAACTGACTTGACACTGTTGCCTCGTCTTATCACTGCTGTTAACCGGGACAGTGTTTCACAGTCAGACTGGCCTAGTGGGGTAACATAGCTGATAACATGCATGCACTTGAGGCTAGCAGACATGCTTATATGACACACAATTAAAAAAAAGACACCCATATTCAGCGGTGTCAAATCAGTGGCAATCAGCACCATAGAGGATCTTTGTAAGCTACAAATCCCAACATTTCCTTCCAATAAAATCTCCAATAATGGTTCAGCCACCAGTGTTGGGTATGAACCCTTTTCCTAAATCATCTTCAgccagttttttttttctttttggggacatcTTCACCCACCTGACTGCCACCACATACAAATATACTTCCTCCATGTAGCGACCAGACTTCAGACATTCCAGTCTTTGTGCATcaatgtcatccttggatcggtaatgctgacacgcacaatacttgaggatttataacagagttgcaatcacacacttattacattgaatgtctcaaaagagaacttattacaataatatggcttaaggccatctaaaaacgataacagcggaaggcttggaagataaagtgagtccatcgactccaacggcatagccgagtgaacgacaatgacctatggtaccttactcctcgtctgaaaagtctgcaacatgatatgttgcaacccgaaacgggtcagcacatggaatatgctgccaatgtaacacatagagtaatgaacaagataaatgctatcactacatgcatatatggctggcggAAAGCActgtggttacagttttgcataaagccaattttttcctacaacaaaggaataattttatttaactatcatggtggttgttaaatattgagaaggttcctccaactcaatcccaattaagcatcatcaattacccaattaaattaattttagagtgatgagatcaacatgataatccaaagatccagatactcaagatgtccataaccagggacacggctaaccatgatttgtttgtacactctgcaaagatTTGCGTATTTTtctccacaagacttgatctcctccattggaattctcgcactacatggtgtttgagaaacggatgaccgaggcacagtctctcagaagcattaactctaaccctgggtagacagtaccaacctacactacaagaaatctgttaatgcATGACGGATTTCTCATGACATTTCCAAAATCTGTCATGGATGGCCTGGTAAAGCCCCGCAAGCCCGCTCAAAGCCTGCTCAAGCCCGCCTAACCGTTCCGGTATATAATGCTAACCCTAAACGCTCCTCCTCGTCCCCTCCTCTCTCCATCCGCAGCCCCCTCCCTCATTTCCCACAGAATGCCGCCACCCACCACCTCTTTGCTTTCTTCCTCCCACAGATTGCCGCTggccctcctcctcccttcccctcacCTCGCAGCTCCGGCAACTACCAGATCCGCCGCATACCCCGGCCATCGACCGCTCACGCAACACATCCATTCCTCTCCTGCGCTCACCTGTGACCCCTAgccgtggctagggtttcggctgcGGTATCATGTCCAACACTGCACATCTCCGGCAGCCCCTCTCTGTCCACACAGCGCGTCTCCGGTAGCTCCTCTCCGTCCACATAGTGCCCCGTCGCGCCCAACTTGCAGGCTGCGCGGTGATGTCGCTGTCCAAAGTCTAGCAGCGGGCGACCAACTCCTAGGCCGCCGTCGGCGACACCTCTTCTCCACCAAGGTTAGCCCCCCTCCGACCAAGATCACACTAACCCCATCCCTGATGTCCCCCGACCTGCCTCTCGTGATTTGGCCTGATCCCCTGATGCGTGCGTGCAGGAAGTGTTCGAGAGCCCCACAATTCGTGAACAGTTTCTGTGTACTTAGTATTCAAGGAGCAGCTTGTCGATGAGCGGTATGTTTCAGGATGAAATCTTAGCATTTGTAGGTAATTTTCCATTATACTTGTAGTGAATAACCTTATGAATTCGTTCTCATTGTCTTGGCAACAGTTCCAGCAGCAAGTTTGTGCTTGAGCTTGATTCACCCATTACTCAGTATGCTATCTTTGGGTTCAGAGTGTGTTGCTGACTCATCCGATTGATAGCCTATTTTTTCAGTCGTTGATTTATTCAGTGNNNNNNNNNNNNNNNNNNNNNNNNNNNNNNNNNNNNNNNNNNNNNNNNNNNNNNNNNNNNNNNNNNNNNNNNNNNNNNNNNNNNNNNNNNNNNNAAAACATATGCAAATCACATGAACATAGCTTGCTCTTTCTCTCATTTGACAGTTTGACTTATAGGCAGTTGTCGATTCGTTGTCTTGGCAGTTGTGCTCAA encodes:
- the LOC119316096 gene encoding serine carboxypeptidase-like 9, with the protein product MATRLPHRWMLVLLLFQLRLLQPCLAATPPVITTNAVTSLPGFSGPLPFSLETGYVELDDDGIRFFYYFIQSERSPEDDPVLLWLTGGPGCSALSGLVYEVGPLAFDFHGYRGGLPTLLYRRDSWTQVSNIIFVDSPAGTGFTYDPTDNKLIPSDTIVVRQLHTFLETWFDEHPMFLSNPLYIAGDSYSGMIIPSLTIEIAKGIESGDQRLCNLKGYIAGNPLTELARFDGNSKFPYLQRMGFIPDELYKVAFESCGGKYNSPLNALCAKSVQSIHNLIKDLNAMHILEPPCDTYPSLIIRKAASKDRRKRLLQSPVSSICRNATYVLADLWANDEAVRESLGIHKGTVPSWRRHAHFPYIQDINSTVEYHLSLITKGYRAMVYSGDHDSEISLIGTQAWIRYLNLSITDDWRPWYVDDQVAGYTTTYSGNLTYATVKGAGHTAPEYMPRECLAMIDRWLSGEPL